A window of the Lactuca sativa cultivar Salinas chromosome 5, Lsat_Salinas_v11, whole genome shotgun sequence genome harbors these coding sequences:
- the LOC111887925 gene encoding uncharacterized protein LOC111887925, translating into MGVDYYKVLQVDRNAKDDDLKKAYRKLAMKWHPDKNPNSKKEAEAKFKTISEAYDVLSDPQKRAIYDQYGEEGLKGQVPPPGAGGFSGMPSDGGSTTFRFNPRNADDIFSEFFGFSSPFGGMGDMGGSRAGPGGHFSRNMFSEDIFSQFRGGGGGEGSASMPPRKGAAIERPLPCSLEDLYKGTTKKMKISRDATDATGRPTTVEEILTIEIKPGWKKGTKITFPEKGNEQRGVIPSDLIFIIDEKPHAVFKRDGNDLVVTQKISLAEALTGYSAQVTTLDGRSLTLPINSVISPTYEEVVKGEGMPIPKEPTKKGNLRVKFNIKFPTRLTSEQKSGIKRLLTSS; encoded by the exons ATGGGAGTGGATTACTACAAGGTTCTTCAGGTTGACCGGAACGCTAAAGACGATGACTTGAAGAAAGCGTATCGAAAACTCGCTATGAAATGGCACCCGGATAAGAACCCTAACAGCAAAAAAGAAGCGGAAGCCAAATTCAAAACGATCTCCGAAGCCTATGAT GTTTTGAGTGATCCTCAGAAAAGAGCAATCTACGACCAGTACGGCGAGGAGGGTTTAAAGGGGCAGGTGCCCCCACCCGGCGCCGGTGGGTTTTCCGGTATGCCAAGTGACGGTGGCTCAACGACGTTCAGATTCAACCCTCGTAATGCAGATGACATATTCTCAGAGTTTTTTGGTTTCTCTAGTCCTTTCGGAGGGATGGGGGACATGGGAGGATCACGAGCAGGACCAGGTGGGCATTTTTCAAGAAACATGTTTAGCGAGGATATATTTTCTCAGTttagaggtggtggtggtggtgaaggatCCGCCAGTATGCCGCCTAGAAAAGGAGCTGCCATTGAGCGGCCATTGCCATGTAGCTTGGAGGATCTGTATAAAGGAAcaacgaagaagatgaagatctccAGAGATGCCACCGATGCTACTGG GAGGCCAACAACAGTGGAAGAAATTCTCACAATAGAGATAAAACCAGGGTGGAAAAAGGGTACAAAAATAACATTTCCCGAAAAAGGAAATGAACAAAGAGGAGTAATCCCTTCAGATCTTATTTTCATAATTGACGAAAAACCCCATGCTGTTTTCAAAAGAGATGGAAACGATTTAGTGGTGACTCAGAAGATATCATTAGCAGAGGCGTTGACTGGATACAGTGCACAGGTGACAACACTTGATGGGAGAAGTTTGACTTTACCGATAAACTCTGTAATAAGTCCAACTTATGAAGAAGTGGTCAAAGGTGAAGGGATGCCAATTCCTAAAGAGCCCACAAAGAAGGGGAATTTGAGAGTTAAGTTTAATATAAAGTTTCCTACAAGGCTTACTTCTGAGCAGAAATCTGGGATTAAACGCCTTTTGACTTCTTCTTGA